In a single window of the Globicephala melas chromosome 10, mGloMel1.2, whole genome shotgun sequence genome:
- the ETFBKMT gene encoding electron transfer flavoprotein beta subunit lysine methyltransferase isoform X2 — translation MALSPGWRAFTSFAMNRCGVLRKAVRSSGFPLFPWGHCPWRETGSFLDPEMKAFLEENTEVTNRGSLTPEIQLRLLTPRCKFWWERADLWPHSDPYWAVYWPGGQALSRYLLDNPDVVRGKSVLDIGSGCGATAIAAKMSGALTILANDIDPIAGMAITLNCELNQLNPFPILTKNMLDLEQDKWDLVVLGDTFYDEDLADSLHQWLKNCFWVYRTRVLIGDPGRPQFSGHSIQHQLHKVAEYSLPEPTRQENNGLTTSTVWEFQP, via the exons ATGGCCTTGAGCCCAGGTTGGAGAGCGTTTACATCATTTGCCATGAACCGCTGTGGTGTCCTTCGGAAGGCTGTGAGAAGCAGcggttttcctttgtttccctgGGGCCACTGCCCCTGGAGGGAAACCGGAAGCTTTTTGGACCCTGAGATGAAAGCTTTCCTGGAGGAGAACACTGAAGTCACCAACCGTGGTAGCCTCACCCCTGAAATCCAGTTGCGGCTTTTGACCCCCAGATGCAAGTTCTGGTGGGAGAGAGCTGACCTGTGGCCCCACAGTGATCCTTACTGGGCAGTCTACTGGCCAGGAGGCCAAGCCCTGTCTAG gTATCTTTTGGATAATCCTGACGTTGTCAGAGGAAAATCTGTGTTAGATATTGGGAGTGGATGTGGAGCTACAGCTATCGCTGCTAAGATGAGTGGAGCTTTAACGATCTTGGCCAATGACATAGACCCTA TTGCAGGAATGGCTATTACACTAAACTGTGAGTTGAACCAACtgaatccttttcccattttaaccAAAAACATGCTGGATTTGGAACAAGATAAGTGGGACCTTGTTGTGCTTGGAGATACGTTCTATGATGAAGACCTTGCAGACAGTCTACATCAATGGCTGAAAAATTGCTTTTGGGTCTACAGAACTCGAGTACTGATTGGTGACCCTGGGCGACCCCAGTTCAGTGGACATAGCATTCAGCATCAACTGCACAAAGTAGCAGAATATTCACTTCCAGAGCCCACTAGGCAGGAGAACAACGGACTGACAACAAGCACGGTGTGGGAATTTCAGCCTTGA
- the ETFBKMT gene encoding electron transfer flavoprotein beta subunit lysine methyltransferase isoform X1: MFLEVQRFQLRSVWQPDPYSFPRKEEEEQLLLRAAPTNLCFGTGPMALSPGWRAFTSFAMNRCGVLRKAVRSSGFPLFPWGHCPWRETGSFLDPEMKAFLEENTEVTNRGSLTPEIQLRLLTPRCKFWWERADLWPHSDPYWAVYWPGGQALSRYLLDNPDVVRGKSVLDIGSGCGATAIAAKMSGALTILANDIDPIAGMAITLNCELNQLNPFPILTKNMLDLEQDKWDLVVLGDTFYDEDLADSLHQWLKNCFWVYRTRVLIGDPGRPQFSGHSIQHQLHKVAEYSLPEPTRQENNGLTTSTVWEFQP; this comes from the exons atgtttttagagGTCCAGAGATTCCAGTTGAGATCAGTTTGGCAGCCAGACCCTTATTCTTTccccaggaaggaggaggaggagcagcTGTTATTAAGAGCAGCACCAACAAACCTGTGCTTTGGGACAGGACCGATGGCCTTGAGCCCAGGTTGGAGAGCGTTTACATCATTTGCCATGAACCGCTGTGGTGTCCTTCGGAAGGCTGTGAGAAGCAGcggttttcctttgtttccctgGGGCCACTGCCCCTGGAGGGAAACCGGAAGCTTTTTGGACCCTGAGATGAAAGCTTTCCTGGAGGAGAACACTGAAGTCACCAACCGTGGTAGCCTCACCCCTGAAATCCAGTTGCGGCTTTTGACCCCCAGATGCAAGTTCTGGTGGGAGAGAGCTGACCTGTGGCCCCACAGTGATCCTTACTGGGCAGTCTACTGGCCAGGAGGCCAAGCCCTGTCTAG gTATCTTTTGGATAATCCTGACGTTGTCAGAGGAAAATCTGTGTTAGATATTGGGAGTGGATGTGGAGCTACAGCTATCGCTGCTAAGATGAGTGGAGCTTTAACGATCTTGGCCAATGACATAGACCCTA TTGCAGGAATGGCTATTACACTAAACTGTGAGTTGAACCAACtgaatccttttcccattttaaccAAAAACATGCTGGATTTGGAACAAGATAAGTGGGACCTTGTTGTGCTTGGAGATACGTTCTATGATGAAGACCTTGCAGACAGTCTACATCAATGGCTGAAAAATTGCTTTTGGGTCTACAGAACTCGAGTACTGATTGGTGACCCTGGGCGACCCCAGTTCAGTGGACATAGCATTCAGCATCAACTGCACAAAGTAGCAGAATATTCACTTCCAGAGCCCACTAGGCAGGAGAACAACGGACTGACAACAAGCACGGTGTGGGAATTTCAGCCTTGA